GTGGGAGAAGTTGCAAAAGGCTCACCAAGAGATAATTCAAAAGGCATATATGGAGGAGGCAAGTTATTTTGAGTATGCGACTTTTATGGCGCTTTATCTTGCAAGAGATAGGGATTTTTTGATTCTTGAGGCAGGATTGGGCGGAGAGTTTGACAGCACAAATGTGTTGTCTGAGAAGATTTCTGTTTTCACTCAAATTGGATTAGATCATATGGAATTCTTGGGTGATAGGATTGAGGAAATTGCGCGCACAAAACTTAATGCAATGGGAAAAATTGCATTTATTGGGATTCAAAAATATTCTCAAGTTTTGCCCATAGCTCAAGAAATTGCTCAAAAAAAACATACGCGATTGGAAGTGCTAAGAGAATATCCCATCGCTTCCAATTTTCCCTTGTTCTTAAGCCAAAACTTTGCCTTAGCGCAAAAGGTGTTGGAATTTTTGGGTGTTGAGATTTGTGCAATAGAGGAATTAAATCTGATTGGAAGAATGCAAAGGGTGAAGAAAAATATTTGGCTTGATGTTGGACATAATTTGGATTCGGCTTTGGCGATAGCAGATGAGTTGCAAGGGAAAAAAGTCGTTCTTGTTTATAATGCTTATAAGCAAAAAGATATTGATGCAATTCTGGGTGTTTTTAAAGACTGCGTAACTCGCGTTGAGATTATTTCTGTTTTTCATGAGAGGATTATCCCAAAGAGGATCTTGCAAGATAAATTAGAGCGATTAAAAATACCCTATAGCGATTTTTGTGGTTTTAATTCTTGGGAGGATTATCTTGTGTTTGGTTCTTTTAGTGTTGTGAGCGAAGTGATGAGGCAGTATCTTGAGAGATAAAATTCTTATCAGTATTGTTGATGAAAAAGGATCTAGACAATTTAATCTTCATCGTCTTGCAAAAAAAATAATCCTCTATTTAGTCTTATCATTAGTGGTCTTGATTGTGGGTGGATTTTTTTTGATGACATTTTTGATGGAGCAAGTGAAAGAAATTGATGCGATCAAAGAGCAAAACATCGATCGCTATCGTGCAATGTTTGTGCAAAACCAATCCCTCAAAAAGCAAATCAATCAAAAGTCTTCAGAGCTCATTGAGGTCGGGAAAAGAGTAGAGGATTTGGAAGAAATTATTGATTATTCCAAAAATAAAGATGTGCCCATTACTCAAGAAATTAATCTCTCAGGGGTGGATGCTAAGGATCAGTTTTTTTTATTGCAAATCATTCCCAATGGTCATCCGATCAAAAAGTTTGAAAAGATCACCCCCATCAAAGAACGCCTTCATCCGCTCAAAAAAAAGTATGGAGTGAATTCGGGGATAGATTATCTTGTGGCATCAGGGACTCCCGTTTTTGCCACAGCTGATGGAATCGTTGAGCTTGTTCAAAAAAGGGCAAGCATCAAGGGATATGGCAAATTTGCCAAGATTACGCATGCATATGGCTTTTCTTCTTTGTATGGGCATCTCTCTGAGGTTTTGGTCAATAAGGGGGATTTTGTCAAGAAGGGACAATTGATTGGCTATTCTGGAAGGAGTGGGATGAGTCAAGGGGAAAGATTGTGTTATGAGGTGCGATTTCTGGGAAGCCCTCAAGATGCACTTGCATTTGCGTATTGGGATAGCGAGCATTTTGAGAGTATTTTCAAAAAAGAGGGAAGTATTGATTGGAATCGTCTCTTTTGGGCCTTGGAAGATTTAAGAGACCTTCAAGCTTATCAAGATAGGTAAGAGCCAGTGTTTAGAAGTCGTCTTGTTTTGATGATCACGGATATATCCGGCAGTCATATTGTAAATATCAATATCTTTTTTAAGCGCATTGCTCTTTATCTTGTGCTGTTGGTTTTGATGCTTATTGTCTTTGCTTTTGTGTCTATTGGAGTTTTTAGAAGCGAGATTCAAAATATTGCTCAAAGCAATCTTGAGTTAGTCGAAGAATATGAAAAGCTTACAAAGAAAAATGCTGCACTCAATCAAAAAATGAATCAGCGCATTGAGGAATTTGAGCTTGTGGGGGATAGGGTAGAGTATCTGGAGGGGATGATAGGGGTTGCTTCTAATGCTGAGGATAATAAAAATGCAGAGAATGGTTTGCAAGAAAGGCTAGATAAAGCCTCTTTGGCAGGAGCACAAAAGATTTTTTTTATGAAATTTATCCCCAATGGTTATCCTATCGATTATTATCGTCGGATTTCAGATGTGTTTGGATATCGGATACATCCTATTTTAAAAAGCAGGCACTTGCACTCAGGCATTGATTTTAGTGCAGAAGTTGGAACCCCAGTTTATGCAACTGCTGATGGTGTGGTAGAATTTGCCTATAAGGGTTTTAATGGTGGATATGGGCATATGATCAAGATTGATCACTCTTTTGGCTTTAAAACTTATTATGCCCATCTTGATCAGCTCATTGTGAAGAGGGGAGATTTTGTTAAAAAGGGGCAAATGATCGCATATAGTG
This DNA window, taken from Helicobacter kayseriensis, encodes the following:
- a CDS encoding Mur ligase family protein, with translation MQPMHNNLQKFLETKGAEYAPFDPSRALRIYECFRRDFLGNFLPKVIHIVGTNGKGSTGRYIALSLAKHYQILHFTSPHLFEFNERFYCNDGYLAWEKLQKAHQEIIQKAYMEEASYFEYATFMALYLARDRDFLILEAGLGGEFDSTNVLSEKISVFTQIGLDHMEFLGDRIEEIARTKLNAMGKIAFIGIQKYSQVLPIAQEIAQKKHTRLEVLREYPIASNFPLFLSQNFALAQKVLEFLGVEICAIEELNLIGRMQRVKKNIWLDVGHNLDSALAIADELQGKKVVLVYNAYKQKDIDAILGVFKDCVTRVEIISVFHERIIPKRILQDKLERLKIPYSDFCGFNSWEDYLVFGSFSVVSEVMRQYLER
- a CDS encoding M23 family metallopeptidase, whose amino-acid sequence is MRDKILISIVDEKGSRQFNLHRLAKKIILYLVLSLVVLIVGGFFLMTFLMEQVKEIDAIKEQNIDRYRAMFVQNQSLKKQINQKSSELIEVGKRVEDLEEIIDYSKNKDVPITQEINLSGVDAKDQFFLLQIIPNGHPIKKFEKITPIKERLHPLKKKYGVNSGIDYLVASGTPVFATADGIVELVQKRASIKGYGKFAKITHAYGFSSLYGHLSEVLVNKGDFVKKGQLIGYSGRSGMSQGERLCYEVRFLGSPQDALAFAYWDSEHFESIFKKEGSIDWNRLFWALEDLRDLQAYQDR
- a CDS encoding M23 family metallopeptidase, encoding MFRSRLVLMITDISGSHIVNINIFFKRIALYLVLLVLMLIVFAFVSIGVFRSEIQNIAQSNLELVEEYEKLTKKNAALNQKMNQRIEEFELVGDRVEYLEGMIGVASNAEDNKNAENGLQERLDKASLAGAQKIFFMKFIPNGYPIDYYRRISDVFGYRIHPILKSRHLHSGIDFSAEVGTPVYATADGVVEFAYKGFNGGYGHMIKIDHSFGFKTYYAHLDQLIVKRGDFVKKGQMIAYSGNSGNSTGAHLHYEIRFLGAYIDPKNFIQWNIRDFDSIFEKEKKIPWQSLLITTRTMMEQMAQPSLQVELK